A part of Aegilops tauschii subsp. strangulata cultivar AL8/78 chromosome 2, Aet v6.0, whole genome shotgun sequence genomic DNA contains:
- the LOC109770952 gene encoding probable isoaspartyl peptidase/L-asparaginase 2 gives MARWAIAIHGGAGVDPNLPEHRQEEAKRVLARCLQVGVDLLRSGAAALDVVEAVVRELETDPCFNTGRGSALTRAGTVEMEASIMDGNGRRCGAVSGVSTVRNPVSLARRVMDKSPHSYLAFDGAEDFAREQGLEVVDNSYFITEENVGMLKLAKEANSILFDYRIPLAGADTCSALAAASENRNNNGMVMNGLPISIYAPETVGCAVVDSNGFTAAATSTGGLMNKMTGRIGDSPLIGAGTYACGHCAVSCTGEGEAIIRSTLARDVAAVMEYKGLPLQEAVDFCVKERLDEGFAGLIAVSGTGEVAYGFNCTGMFRGCATQDGFMEVGIWE, from the exons ATGGCTCGCTGGGCCATTGCCATCCACGGCGGCGCGGGCGTGGACCCGAACCTGCCGGAGCACCGCCAGGAGGAGGCCAAGCGCGTGCTGGCCCGGTGCCTGCAGGTGGGTGTGGACCTGCTGCGGTCCGGCGCCGCCGCGCTGGACGTGGTGGAGGCCGTGGTGCGCGAGCTGGAGACGGACCCCTGCTTCAACACGGGCCGCGGCTCCGCGCTCACCCGCGCCGGCACCGTCGAGATGGAGGCCAGCATCATGGATGGCAACGGCCGCCGCTGTGGCGCCGTCTCGGGCGTCTCTACAGTTAGAAACCCGGTCTCCCTGGCCCGCCGCGTCATGGACAAGTCCCCACACTCCTACCTCGCCTTCGACGGCGCCGAGGATTTCGCCCGCGAGCAG GGTCTTGAGGTTGTGGACAACAGCTACTTCATCACGGAGGAGAACGTGGGCATGCTCAAGCTCGCCAAAGAGGCCAACAGCATCCTCTTCGACTACCGCATCCCGCTGGCCGGGGCCGACACCTGCAGCGCGCTGGCGGCGGCGTCGGAGAACCGCAATAACAACGGCATGGTGATGAACGGGCTGCCCATCAGCATCTACGCGCCGGAGACGGTGGGCTGCGCGGTGGTGGACTCGAACGGCTTCACGGCGGCCGCCACCTCCACCGGAGGGCTGATGAACAAGATGACGGGCCGCATCGGCGACTCGCCGCTCATCGGCGCCGGCACTTACGCGTGTGGGCACTGCGCCGTGTCGTGCACGGGCGAGGGCGAGGCCATCATCCGCTCCACGCTGGCGCGCGACGTGGCGGCCGTCATGGAGTACAAGGGGCTGCCTCTGCAGGAGGCCGTGGACTTCTGCGTCAAGGAGCGGCTCGACGAGGGGTTCGCAGGCCTCATCGCCGTGTCTGGCACCGGCGAGGTGGCGTACGGGTTCAACTGCACCGGCATGTTCAGGGGCTGCGCCACCCAGGACGGCTTCATGGAGGTCGGCATCTGGGAGTGA